A genomic segment from Alteribacillus bidgolensis encodes:
- a CDS encoding DMT family transporter, which translates to MKEIFIGIIASMFFAVTFILNRSMELSGGSWVWSSSLRFLFMLPFLFLIVLFRHNLKQVIQEMKKQPIQWFWWSFVGFVLFYAPLTYAASYGPGWLVAGTWQTTIVAGVLISPLFFNNVKIPIRALCISFIILSGVAIIQMQSANTLAVKDIIIGIMPVLIAAFAYPLGNRKMMEVCGGRLDTFQRVLGMTLATLPVWFIICIFGFIKSGGPSTDQIFQAFIVAICSGVIATSLFFIATDSVRKHQSKLAAVEATQSTQVLFVVIGEVLLLSVPLPNATASVGLIVIITGMLLHSYYAKKIKTKQKKPAA; encoded by the coding sequence ATGAAAGAAATATTTATTGGAATTATAGCTTCCATGTTTTTCGCAGTTACATTTATTTTGAATCGTTCGATGGAACTTTCAGGGGGAAGCTGGGTGTGGAGTTCTTCGCTTAGATTTCTTTTCATGCTCCCTTTTTTATTTCTTATTGTACTTTTTCGCCATAACTTAAAACAAGTTATTCAAGAAATGAAAAAACAACCGATTCAATGGTTTTGGTGGAGTTTTGTAGGCTTTGTATTGTTTTATGCACCGCTTACATATGCAGCATCATACGGACCGGGCTGGCTCGTTGCTGGTACCTGGCAAACAACAATTGTAGCTGGTGTCTTAATCAGCCCTTTATTTTTTAACAACGTAAAAATACCAATAAGGGCTCTTTGTATCTCATTTATTATTTTAAGCGGTGTCGCTATAATTCAAATGCAAAGTGCAAACACTTTGGCTGTGAAAGATATTATTATTGGAATCATGCCGGTATTAATAGCAGCCTTTGCTTATCCATTAGGCAACCGAAAAATGATGGAAGTATGCGGAGGGAGATTAGATACGTTTCAACGAGTTCTAGGGATGACCCTAGCCACTCTTCCTGTTTGGTTCATCATTTGTATATTTGGTTTTATAAAATCCGGCGGACCTTCCACAGACCAAATTTTTCAGGCTTTCATTGTTGCCATATGCTCTGGTGTGATAGCTACTTCTCTATTTTTTATTGCAACAGACAGCGTACGTAAACACCAAAGCAAACTGGCAGCAGTAGAAGCAACCCAGTCAACACAAGTATTATTTGTCGTAATCGGAGAAGTTTTACTTTTATCTGTCCCGTTACCAAACGCCACAGCTTCTGTTGGATTGATTGTCATTATTACCGGCATGCTTTTACACAGTTATTATGCGAAAAAAATAAAAACAAAACAAAAAAAGCCAGCAGCTTGA
- a CDS encoding helix-turn-helix domain-containing protein: MSNAETLAKQVGSTLRKIRQERGMSLQELADRIEVSKLTLGKIERGEANPSLTVIWKIANGLSIPISVLLSEEQHVKISRKNTGNKVVSANEACTLEPMFNVSHYGSIEMHRAYLKPNSEYFPGSHQSGVVEYVTVMEGEVKINIEGEMFYLNQHDSIKFNGDREHAYINSTASTAVLHFVMTYANA, translated from the coding sequence ATGAGTAACGCAGAAACATTAGCGAAACAAGTTGGTTCTACACTAAGAAAAATAAGACAGGAACGAGGGATGAGTTTACAAGAACTGGCCGATCGGATTGAAGTAAGTAAGTTGACATTAGGAAAGATTGAAAGAGGAGAAGCAAATCCTTCTCTCACTGTTATTTGGAAAATAGCCAATGGGCTGTCCATTCCCATTTCGGTATTACTTAGTGAAGAACAACATGTTAAAATCTCACGAAAAAACACGGGGAATAAAGTAGTTAGCGCTAACGAGGCATGCACTCTTGAACCGATGTTTAATGTTTCACATTACGGGTCGATCGAAATGCACAGAGCTTATTTAAAGCCAAACAGTGAATACTTTCCAGGATCCCATCAATCAGGGGTAGTAGAGTATGTAACTGTAATGGAGGGGGAAGTAAAGATCAATATAGAAGGTGAAATGTTTTATCTTAATCAACATGATTCTATAAAATTTAATGGAGATAGAGAGCATGCATATATTAACTCAACGGCTTCGACTGCTGTTTTGCACTTTGTAATGACATATGCCAATGCATGA
- a CDS encoding sulfite oxidase, with the protein MLINYYKNRPYLITKSLSPENQESPVHFLQPDFISSEYVYRRNHFSFPVITPKNFTLLINGRVNKPLTFHYFDLLKMPAKTIEMVMECAGNKRAKFKPRIYGEQWEDGAITHGRWKGIPLFHLLSFTEVQEEGQEIVFEGFDAGKQKDNKIVPFARSLPLQNALHPDVLVAYQYNDQPLKFKHGFPLRLVVPQWYGMASVKWLKRITVTDSPFHGPFQTIDYVYYFKNKENRNIPVTYMNVNSIIQQPLDQTIRNKGNQLIKGTAWTGRGNITEVVISFDQGKTWRPTLLNKSLAGPYSWVTWQYLWQADKKGEYNIWIRASDSAGRIQPTKPVWNKKGYGYNAISEVHVKIE; encoded by the coding sequence ATGCTGATTAATTATTATAAAAACAGACCCTATCTTATTACAAAAAGCTTAAGCCCGGAAAATCAGGAATCCCCTGTACATTTTTTACAACCCGATTTTATTTCTTCTGAGTACGTATATCGACGGAATCATTTCTCTTTTCCTGTCATAACACCTAAAAATTTTACTTTATTGATAAACGGACGAGTAAATAAACCTTTAACCTTTCACTATTTTGATCTTTTAAAGATGCCTGCTAAAACAATTGAAATGGTAATGGAGTGTGCTGGTAATAAACGAGCGAAATTTAAACCCAGGATTTACGGAGAGCAATGGGAAGATGGAGCCATCACCCACGGCCGTTGGAAAGGGATTCCTTTATTTCATCTTTTGTCATTCACGGAAGTTCAAGAAGAAGGACAAGAGATTGTATTTGAAGGCTTTGATGCGGGAAAACAAAAAGATAATAAAATTGTTCCATTTGCAAGAAGCCTACCGCTCCAAAATGCCTTACACCCAGATGTACTTGTCGCTTATCAATATAATGATCAGCCGCTTAAATTTAAACACGGGTTTCCCCTCCGTCTTGTCGTACCACAATGGTATGGAATGGCTTCAGTAAAATGGCTGAAGAGGATAACAGTAACAGACAGTCCATTTCATGGACCTTTTCAAACAATCGATTATGTATATTACTTCAAAAATAAAGAAAATAGAAACATCCCTGTTACGTACATGAATGTGAATTCTATTATTCAACAACCGCTTGATCAAACAATACGGAATAAAGGAAATCAATTGATCAAAGGAACTGCGTGGACTGGCCGTGGAAATATTACCGAAGTAGTGATTAGTTTCGATCAAGGTAAAACCTGGCGCCCGACACTTTTGAATAAATCATTAGCTGGACCTTATTCATGGGTAACTTGGCAGTATTTGTGGCAGGCAGACAAAAAAGGAGAATACAACATATGGATACGAGCTTCAGATTCTGCAGGAAGGATCCAGCCGACAAAACCGGTTTGGAATAAAAAGGGGTATGGTTATAATGCTATCTCAGAAGTTCATGTAAAAATTGAATAA
- a CDS encoding small acid-soluble spore protein H, with product MNVMRAQEISESPVMAHVTYDGTPIYIQHVDKQKHTARIYALDEPDNELEVSLDSLEES from the coding sequence GTGAACGTCATGCGCGCCCAGGAAATTTCAGAATCACCAGTTATGGCACATGTTACGTATGATGGAACCCCGATTTATATTCAGCATGTAGACAAACAAAAGCATACCGCGAGAATTTATGCCCTTGACGAACCAGACAATGAACTCGAAGTTTCTTTGGATAGTCTAGAGGAGAGCTAA
- a CDS encoding redoxin domain-containing protein yields the protein MGLQQGDIAPDFVLPSTDKHDISLSDYKGKKNVLIVFFPLDFTPGUIKELTSWKEEYKRLKERDTEILGISVDHIYSQNVFEASLGTLPYPLLADWHKTTVKKYDVFNQEDEIAIRSCFLIDKNGIIIYVNTAFDANNKDNYEEIISACRK from the coding sequence GTGGGACTGCAACAAGGAGATATAGCACCTGATTTTGTACTGCCGTCAACAGACAAGCATGATATCTCCTTGTCTGATTACAAAGGAAAAAAGAATGTTTTGATCGTGTTCTTTCCTTTAGATTTCACACCTGGCTGAATTAAAGAGTTAACCTCTTGGAAAGAGGAATATAAAAGGTTAAAGGAAAGAGATACAGAAATTTTAGGCATTAGTGTCGATCATATTTATTCACAAAATGTGTTCGAAGCAAGTCTTGGAACCCTTCCGTATCCTTTATTAGCTGATTGGCACAAAACAACGGTAAAAAAATACGACGTTTTTAATCAAGAAGACGAAATTGCGATCCGTTCCTGCTTCTTAATTGATAAAAATGGAATAATTATTTATGTCAATACTGCATTTGATGCAAACAACAAAGATAATTATGAAGAAATCATTTCAGCATGCAGGAAATAG
- a CDS encoding TetR/AcrR family transcriptional regulator, giving the protein MSLREQKLQRKKEDIIRSAATILQEKGLHGTTMEEIAAQLLMTKGSLYHYFKNKEDLLFQCHKIILDTSNQKITEILESNQSSIHKIESVIRSHIHLSTEENVIFSLIDKPESTFSGQNLEKVVSQRSYYANCIDKILEEGVNNGDFKNINIKLSRLMILGSLNWIQQWYQPDSANTPEDISDYFVEKLVQTLIA; this is encoded by the coding sequence ATGTCATTGCGCGAACAAAAACTTCAAAGGAAAAAAGAAGATATTATTCGATCTGCCGCTACTATTTTGCAAGAAAAAGGGCTGCACGGTACAACGATGGAAGAAATTGCAGCTCAATTATTAATGACAAAGGGATCGTTATACCACTACTTTAAAAACAAAGAGGACTTGCTCTTCCAATGCCATAAAATTATTTTAGATACTAGCAATCAAAAAATCACAGAGATATTAGAAAGCAATCAATCCAGTATTCATAAAATAGAATCTGTGATCCGCTCTCATATTCATTTATCAACAGAAGAAAATGTAATCTTCAGCTTAATTGATAAACCGGAAAGTACCTTTTCGGGGCAAAATTTAGAAAAAGTTGTAAGTCAACGTTCCTATTACGCGAATTGTATCGATAAAATTCTTGAAGAAGGTGTGAATAACGGAGATTTTAAAAACATAAATATTAAGTTGTCCCGGTTAATGATTTTAGGCTCATTAAATTGGATTCAGCAGTGGTATCAACCGGATAGTGCAAACACACCAGAGGATATTTCTGATTATTTTGTCGAAAAATTAGTACAAACTCTTATAGCTTAA
- a CDS encoding retropepsin-like aspartic protease — translation MNLQFDGELLTVSITVIYRRSLLHIDNVIIDTGSSHTILTPDVLEKIGVIYENGDPVYEAYGIGGSAPFYTKVMDEIRIGPYVLTNHKIDVGILPKHHNGLLGLDILMHNGFMIDFQQLILKSHHFSLMKKKNSF, via the coding sequence ATGAACCTGCAATTTGACGGAGAATTGCTGACTGTATCTATCACTGTCATTTATAGAAGATCCCTTCTCCACATTGACAATGTTATTATCGATACAGGCTCTTCTCATACTATTTTAACCCCAGATGTGCTTGAAAAAATCGGAGTCATTTATGAAAACGGTGATCCTGTTTATGAGGCATATGGAATTGGAGGATCTGCCCCTTTTTATACAAAAGTAATGGATGAAATACGTATCGGTCCATATGTTTTAACCAATCACAAAATTGACGTAGGCATCCTGCCAAAACATCATAATGGCTTATTGGGCTTAGATATTTTAATGCACAATGGATTTATGATTGATTTTCAACAGTTAATTCTCAAATCCCACCATTTTTCATTAATGAAGAAAAAAAATTCCTTTTGA
- a CDS encoding aldo/keto reductase, translating into MKYRTLGKTGMNVSVIGLGTWQFGGEWGREYNQSEVDAIFDKARETGINFIDTAECYGDHLSEKFIGKAIEKDRDQWVLATKFGHKFHSLYDRTRHYKADEVLEQLDASLRALRTDYIDLYQFHSGVGEEFNNDDLWTMLDKQVQAGKIKHVGLSIKKNDDIYQTRQASQIGAETIQVVYNRLDRTPEEEVFPSCEEQNLGVLARVPLASGYLSGKYKPGAVFSENDVRHRHDQEETRRKLEVVSELQKNEVPEDVPMAQWALAWCLKHSAVTSVIPGCKNAKQVESNAKAAELVMVNDNHTQSVIK; encoded by the coding sequence ATGAAATACCGGACGCTTGGAAAAACGGGAATGAACGTTTCAGTTATAGGTCTTGGAACATGGCAGTTTGGAGGCGAATGGGGAAGAGAATATAACCAGTCAGAAGTAGATGCCATTTTTGATAAAGCAAGAGAAACAGGTATTAATTTCATTGATACTGCAGAATGTTACGGTGACCACCTTTCTGAGAAATTTATCGGAAAAGCGATTGAAAAAGATCGTGATCAATGGGTGCTTGCAACGAAGTTCGGTCATAAATTTCATAGTTTATACGACAGAACCCGTCATTACAAAGCGGACGAAGTACTTGAGCAGCTGGACGCCTCTTTACGCGCCCTGCGTACAGATTATATTGACTTGTATCAATTTCATTCAGGTGTAGGAGAAGAGTTTAATAATGATGACCTGTGGACCATGCTAGACAAGCAGGTACAGGCCGGGAAAATTAAGCATGTTGGATTATCTATTAAGAAAAACGATGATATTTATCAAACAAGGCAAGCTTCTCAAATAGGAGCGGAAACCATCCAAGTGGTGTATAACCGGCTTGATCGGACACCTGAAGAAGAAGTATTTCCGTCTTGTGAAGAACAAAATCTAGGAGTGCTTGCTCGCGTTCCGCTTGCCAGCGGCTACCTGAGCGGGAAATATAAGCCAGGTGCGGTGTTTTCAGAAAATGATGTGCGTCATAGACACGATCAAGAAGAAACGAGAAGAAAATTAGAAGTCGTATCAGAACTCCAGAAAAATGAAGTACCAGAAGACGTTCCCATGGCGCAATGGGCACTGGCCTGGTGTCTGAAACACTCTGCAGTTACATCTGTTATTCCAGGGTGTAAAAATGCGAAACAAGTTGAATCAAACGCAAAAGCTGCGGAGCTTGTCATGGTCAATGATAATCATACACAAAGTGTTATAAAATAA
- a CDS encoding enoyl-CoA hydratase/isomerase family protein, protein MLAALEQVRQDEEAGCVVFTGSGEKSFAAGADIFQLEKKSSIDILHSNGMQEVYDKIESFEKPTIAMVNGLALGGGCELAMSCEIASKNAKLGLPELNLAIIPGAGGTKRLARLIGKGKAMEWILSGKIVLPEEAYQFGLVSEVAELDELLTKTKEWAGSILAKGPLAVRLAKLSVNLGYETDMKTGLAIEKLSQAVLFDSDDKTEGTRAFLEKREPSFV, encoded by the coding sequence ATACTCGCTGCTCTTGAACAAGTAAGACAAGATGAGGAAGCAGGATGTGTTGTATTTACAGGCAGTGGAGAAAAGTCTTTTGCGGCGGGGGCTGATATTTTCCAGCTTGAGAAAAAATCCAGCATAGACATATTGCACTCAAATGGCATGCAGGAAGTTTATGATAAAATTGAAAGTTTTGAAAAACCTACGATCGCCATGGTTAATGGCTTAGCACTGGGGGGAGGTTGTGAACTTGCTATGTCCTGCGAGATTGCATCGAAAAATGCCAAACTCGGTCTTCCCGAGCTGAATTTAGCTATTATTCCAGGAGCGGGCGGAACGAAAAGATTAGCTAGATTAATCGGAAAAGGAAAAGCAATGGAGTGGATTCTTTCCGGTAAAATTGTCCTGCCTGAAGAAGCATACCAATTTGGATTAGTTAGTGAGGTGGCAGAACTCGATGAATTACTCACAAAAACGAAAGAATGGGCTGGCTCCATTTTGGCTAAAGGACCATTGGCCGTTCGACTAGCAAAGCTTTCTGTCAATCTGGGATATGAAACGGATATGAAAACAGGTCTTGCCATTGAAAAACTATCCCAAGCAGTACTGTTTGATTCAGATGATAAAACAGAAGGAACTAGAGCATTTTTAGAAAAAAGAGAGCCATCGTTCGTTTAA
- a CDS encoding iron-containing alcohol dehydrogenase produces the protein MITKFIAPEIIFGEEAIQQTGESFLRLGAQRVLIVSDPGVAEAGWTEKAIHSLTEASLTYISYFEATTNPQVKEVEKGAQIYIENECEAVLGVGGGSALDVAKAIAVLVNNGGRIEDYEGIDKINKPLPPTIMISTTSGSGSEVSQFAIILDPARKKKMTIVSKSLVPDIAIVDPFTLMTKDSLLTAATGLDVLTHAIEAYVSVAATPLTDVQAIRSMELAERYLRPSVASKTNLEAKKAMAMSSLQAGLAFSNAILGAVHAMSHAIGGQYELSHGEINSILLPHVMEFNFIAAPERFAHIGTIFCKQEYSDRRIDYGRTAIAAIRNLADDIGAPKTLREAGLKKPDYELMADIALNDACMVTNPRDVTKKDIEQLLQNAY, from the coding sequence TTGATCACGAAGTTTATAGCTCCTGAAATTATCTTTGGTGAAGAGGCTATACAGCAAACAGGCGAGAGTTTTCTCCGCCTCGGTGCTCAAAGAGTACTAATCGTAAGTGATCCAGGCGTAGCTGAAGCAGGCTGGACAGAAAAAGCAATACATAGTCTTACTGAAGCTTCGTTAACTTATATATCCTACTTTGAAGCGACGACAAATCCGCAAGTTAAGGAAGTAGAAAAAGGAGCACAAATCTATATAGAGAATGAATGTGAGGCTGTACTTGGAGTAGGCGGGGGAAGTGCACTTGATGTGGCCAAAGCGATAGCTGTATTAGTTAACAATGGAGGGAGAATAGAAGATTATGAAGGCATTGATAAAATAAATAAGCCTCTTCCTCCAACTATAATGATTTCCACTACATCCGGCTCCGGCTCAGAGGTATCTCAATTTGCCATTATTTTAGACCCAGCCAGAAAAAAGAAAATGACGATTGTTTCAAAATCACTTGTGCCGGATATTGCCATCGTTGATCCCTTTACTTTAATGACAAAGGATAGCTTATTAACAGCTGCCACTGGTCTAGATGTGTTAACTCATGCAATTGAGGCTTATGTAAGTGTAGCAGCGACTCCGTTAACAGATGTACAAGCCATCCGTTCAATGGAATTGGCAGAACGTTACTTGCGCCCTTCTGTAGCTTCAAAAACAAATTTGGAAGCAAAAAAAGCAATGGCTATGTCAAGTTTGCAGGCAGGGTTAGCTTTTTCGAATGCCATACTTGGGGCAGTTCATGCAATGTCACATGCAATCGGAGGGCAGTATGAGCTTTCACATGGGGAAATAAACAGCATTTTACTGCCTCATGTCATGGAGTTCAATTTTATTGCTGCACCAGAACGGTTCGCACATATTGGAACTATTTTTTGTAAACAAGAGTACAGCGATAGACGAATAGATTATGGACGTACTGCAATTGCAGCTATTAGGAATTTAGCAGATGATATAGGAGCACCTAAAACTCTACGTGAAGCTGGCTTGAAAAAACCTGATTATGAGCTTATGGCTGACATTGCTCTTAATGACGCATGTATGGTAACAAATCCAAGAGATGTTACAAAGAAAGACATCGAACAATTATTACAAAATGCTTATTAA
- a CDS encoding ATP-binding protein, whose translation MFHEKEAVIEKLTGVKSSKKSYYTELKRTIAELERKNKKLEVLSDIAKGFHVHRPIQESLERVISQLYDMYPMQRISLSLLIDGELQLQSMYPDILAPFPAGTIFPKEESLYWKAAERDIIVIHEFDESTIHFKEEIALARINIYHLCIVPLIVKEELVGVLSFGSEDRINYDISDIEFLRQLSDHLAVLVENARLYQAVLQGRDEWEQTFQAVADILILTDRNQRIVRCNKAANDFFHVEELIGSSFHELICRESHHPCPFEDSFYTNEMKNYQLTIQPERVCDIQTFPVIDEKQTSIGMVIYIKDVTEKIRTQAQLEHSGKLAAIGEMAAGVAHELNSPLTAILGNTQLLKRSMGQENANYNLVEGIERSGNRCKTTIKNLLSFSRPEKNETTQCSFQQAAEDVLSLIGFQIEREQITINKEFAPDLPSIKGNPHQIEQVLINLLLNAKDALLSKKESKKIITIETGIMEHAQEKGNYISVKDNGIGMEENVMKNIFKPFYSTKYKQRGTGLGLSVSLDISKSHNGTILVSSKKGSGSEFTLWLPQEGGSP comes from the coding sequence ATGTTTCACGAAAAGGAAGCAGTCATTGAGAAGCTGACTGGTGTAAAGTCTTCCAAAAAGAGTTATTATACAGAGCTTAAAAGAACGATTGCAGAACTAGAAAGAAAAAATAAAAAATTAGAAGTTTTGAGCGACATCGCAAAAGGGTTTCATGTACACCGGCCTATACAGGAATCACTTGAACGGGTTATAAGCCAATTATATGATATGTATCCTATGCAGCGGATCAGTCTTTCCTTGTTAATAGACGGAGAACTTCAACTGCAAAGTATGTATCCTGATATTTTAGCACCATTTCCGGCGGGTACTATTTTTCCAAAGGAAGAATCCCTATATTGGAAAGCTGCGGAGAGAGATATTATTGTTATTCACGAATTTGATGAATCAACGATTCATTTTAAAGAAGAAATAGCCCTAGCTAGGATTAACATTTACCATCTCTGTATTGTTCCTTTGATTGTGAAAGAAGAATTGGTAGGAGTTCTTTCCTTTGGCAGTGAAGATAGAATAAACTATGACATATCTGATATAGAGTTTTTAAGACAGCTTTCTGATCATTTAGCGGTCCTGGTCGAAAATGCAAGGTTATATCAAGCGGTGCTGCAAGGAAGGGATGAATGGGAGCAAACATTTCAAGCTGTAGCTGACATTTTAATATTAACGGATCGAAATCAACGGATTGTACGATGCAATAAAGCTGCTAATGATTTTTTTCATGTAGAGGAATTGATTGGGAGTTCGTTCCACGAATTGATATGCAGGGAATCTCACCATCCCTGTCCTTTTGAAGATAGCTTTTATACGAACGAAATGAAAAACTATCAGTTAACGATACAACCAGAAAGAGTTTGCGATATCCAAACATTTCCCGTAATCGACGAAAAACAAACAAGCATTGGAATGGTTATTTACATAAAAGATGTTACAGAAAAAATAAGAACACAGGCACAATTAGAGCATTCTGGAAAACTGGCAGCCATCGGAGAAATGGCAGCTGGGGTTGCACATGAATTAAATAGTCCGCTTACAGCTATTTTAGGAAATACACAATTACTGAAACGTTCAATGGGACAAGAAAATGCAAACTATAATTTAGTCGAGGGTATTGAGAGAAGTGGGAATCGCTGCAAAACAACCATTAAAAATTTATTATCTTTTTCTAGACCTGAAAAAAATGAAACAACACAGTGTTCATTTCAACAAGCAGCAGAAGATGTTTTAAGTTTAATTGGTTTTCAAATTGAAAGAGAACAAATTACGATTAATAAAGAATTCGCTCCTGACCTGCCTTCTATTAAAGGCAATCCGCATCAAATAGAACAGGTTTTAATTAATTTATTATTAAACGCCAAAGATGCTCTTTTGAGTAAAAAAGAAAGTAAAAAAATCATAACAATAGAGACAGGTATAATGGAGCATGCTCAGGAAAAAGGGAATTACATTTCTGTTAAAGATAATGGAATTGGAATGGAAGAAAACGTTATGAAGAATATATTCAAACCTTTTTATTCGACGAAATATAAACAAAGAGGCACCGGGCTTGGACTTTCAGTCAGCCTAGATATTTCTAAATCGCATAATGGCACAATATTAGTGAGCAGCAAAAAAGGAAGCGGCAGTGAGTTTACCCTTTGGCTTCCACAAGAAGGGGGTAGTCCATGA
- a CDS encoding sigma-54-dependent transcriptional regulator, translated as MNILTIDDDREILDFFHHLFHQKGHQLYFAHDKSSTEKAIKRTSLEIAFIDLKLPDVSGLQLLKKVKQAHPACKVVMMTGYSTVQTAVEAIKLGAEDYIEKPFEDITLIEKVIQPEKDQQDIDSYIQLAKNSGLIVGKSQSMKEVVRIASKFATKNLNILIDGETGTGKEVMARYIHEASSKKQNEGPFLALNCGAVAEQILESELFGHESGAFTGAAKTRKGYFELASNGTLLLDEIGEASMPIQVKLLRVLESREFMRVGGEKILRTGARILAATNRNLRREVEKNRFREDLLFRLEAVTITIPPLRERKEDLLEISYFILNKEGLSHLTLSEEALELLYEHEWPGNIRELTNVLLRGSAELEDNANVILPNHLYIPLNVSKVKGQNNFIETDSGPISAQWKAEILKSIDRGDSLNLSHVMEDMKKAELQVSREIAKKALRTANGSQKEAAEKLGVNPRKLRYILNEKN; from the coding sequence ATGAATATACTTACGATTGATGATGATAGAGAAATATTAGATTTTTTTCATCATTTATTTCATCAAAAAGGTCACCAGTTATACTTTGCGCATGATAAAAGCTCAACAGAGAAGGCAATCAAGCGTACTTCCCTGGAAATTGCGTTTATTGATTTGAAGCTTCCTGATGTATCTGGTTTACAATTACTAAAAAAAGTAAAACAAGCACATCCAGCATGCAAAGTAGTGATGATGACTGGATACAGCACGGTACAGACCGCTGTAGAAGCAATTAAGCTTGGAGCGGAAGATTATATTGAAAAGCCTTTTGAAGACATAACACTTATAGAAAAAGTGATTCAGCCTGAAAAAGATCAACAGGACATTGACTCTTACATTCAACTTGCAAAAAATTCTGGATTAATAGTTGGAAAAAGCCAGTCCATGAAAGAGGTTGTACGCATTGCCTCAAAGTTTGCAACAAAAAACCTCAACATATTGATTGATGGAGAAACGGGGACTGGTAAAGAAGTGATGGCAAGATATATACATGAAGCTTCTAGTAAGAAACAGAATGAAGGACCTTTCCTTGCTTTAAATTGCGGCGCTGTCGCAGAACAAATATTAGAGAGTGAACTATTTGGTCATGAAAGCGGAGCATTTACAGGAGCTGCTAAAACCCGTAAAGGATATTTCGAACTTGCTTCTAATGGAACACTGCTTCTTGATGAAATTGGAGAAGCCAGTATGCCCATTCAAGTTAAATTGCTAAGGGTCTTAGAATCTAGAGAATTTATGAGAGTCGGCGGGGAAAAAATCCTGCGCACAGGCGCACGTATTTTAGCTGCAACGAACCGTAATTTACGAAGAGAAGTAGAAAAAAACAGGTTCAGGGAGGACTTGTTATTTAGACTTGAAGCTGTAACGATAACCATACCGCCTTTGCGGGAGAGGAAAGAAGATTTGTTAGAGATTTCCTATTTTATTTTGAATAAAGAAGGCCTCTCTCATCTTACATTAAGTGAAGAGGCTTTGGAGCTATTGTATGAACATGAATGGCCTGGAAATATTAGGGAACTGACAAATGTATTGCTAAGAGGATCAGCAGAATTAGAGGATAATGCTAATGTTATTCTTCCTAATCATTTATATATTCCTTTAAATGTCTCAAAAGTAAAGGGTCAAAACAATTTTATAGAAACAGACAGTGGACCAATTTCTGCTCAGTGGAAGGCCGAAATATTGAAAAGTATAGACAGAGGAGATTCCTTGAATTTATCTCATGTTATGGAAGATATGAAAAAAGCGGAATTGCAGGTGAGCAGAGAAATTGCAAAAAAAGCACTTCGTACCGCTAATGGCAGCCAAAAAGAAGCAGCTGAAAAATTGGGAGTGAATCCAAGAAAATTAAGGTATATATTGAACGAAAAGAATTAA